A window of the Streptomyces sp. NBC_01351 genome harbors these coding sequences:
- a CDS encoding RDD family protein, producing the protein MDNRQAIGSWLSGPRAAAEEMGVDFGYPGERLGLPQQGPGSVARFGRRLGAVALDWIGCQLIAYGLITGGDLASAGNWTLALFVALHILTVGTVGFTPGKRILGLRVVSEDGSRLGIVRVVVRTLLLALVIPALVWDRDGRGLHDRLARAVQVRI; encoded by the coding sequence GTGGACAACAGGCAAGCAATCGGATCCTGGCTCTCCGGCCCCCGCGCGGCCGCCGAGGAGATGGGCGTCGACTTCGGCTATCCGGGCGAACGCCTCGGGCTGCCGCAGCAGGGGCCCGGCTCCGTGGCGCGGTTCGGGCGCCGACTGGGCGCCGTGGCCCTCGACTGGATCGGCTGCCAGCTCATCGCCTACGGGCTGATCACGGGCGGCGACCTGGCCTCGGCGGGCAACTGGACCCTCGCGCTCTTCGTCGCCCTGCACATCCTGACGGTCGGCACCGTGGGCTTCACCCCCGGCAAGCGGATCCTGGGCCTCCGAGTGGTCTCGGAGGACGGCAGCCGCCTCGGCATCGTCCGGGTGGTCGTACGCACCCTGCTGCTGGCCCTGGTCATCCCGGCCCTGGTCTGGGACCGCGACGGCCGCGGCCTGCACGACCGGCTGGCCCGCGCGGTCCAGGTACGGATCTAG
- the glnA gene encoding type I glutamate--ammonia ligase produces the protein MFQNADEVKQYIEENDVKFVDVRFCDLPGVMQHFTIPGRAFDPNEELAFDGSSIRGFQAIHESDMALRADISTARLDPFRKDKTLNINFFIHDPITGEAYSRDPRNIAKKAEAYLASTGIADTAYFGPEAEFYVFDSVRFATTANESFYHIDSEAGAWNTGSEENNRGYKVRYKGGYFPVAPVDHFADLRAEISLELDAQGLQVERQHHEVGTGGQAEINYKFNTLLAAADDLMLFKYIVKNVAWRNGKTATFMPKPIFGDNGSGMHVHQSLWANGDPLFYDEAGYAGLSDTARYYIGGILKHAPSLLAFTNPTVNSYHRLVPGFEAPVNMVYSQRNRSAAMRIPITGSNPKAKRVEFRAPDPSSNPYLAFAALLLAGLDGVKNKIEPMEPIDKDLYELSPDEHASVPQVPTSLEDVLKALEEDHEYLLAGGVFTPDLIETWIDYKRTHEIAPIAQRPHPHEFELYFDL, from the coding sequence ATGTTCCAGAACGCCGACGAAGTGAAGCAGTACATCGAGGAGAACGACGTCAAGTTCGTCGACGTCCGCTTCTGCGACCTGCCTGGTGTGATGCAGCACTTCACCATCCCGGGGCGCGCGTTCGACCCGAACGAGGAGCTGGCCTTCGACGGCTCCTCGATCCGCGGCTTCCAGGCGATCCACGAGTCCGACATGGCGCTGCGTGCCGACATCAGCACCGCGCGTCTGGACCCGTTCCGCAAGGACAAGACGCTCAACATCAACTTCTTCATCCACGACCCGATCACGGGCGAGGCCTACAGCCGTGACCCGCGCAACATCGCGAAGAAGGCGGAGGCGTACCTGGCCTCCACCGGCATCGCCGACACCGCGTACTTCGGCCCCGAGGCCGAGTTCTACGTGTTCGACAGCGTGCGCTTCGCGACCACCGCGAACGAGAGCTTCTACCACATCGACTCCGAGGCCGGCGCCTGGAACACGGGCTCCGAGGAGAACAACCGTGGTTACAAGGTCCGCTACAAGGGTGGTTACTTCCCCGTAGCCCCGGTCGACCACTTCGCCGACCTGCGCGCCGAGATCTCCCTGGAGCTCGACGCCCAGGGCCTCCAGGTCGAGCGTCAGCACCACGAGGTCGGCACCGGTGGCCAGGCCGAGATCAACTACAAGTTCAACACGCTGCTCGCCGCGGCCGACGACCTGATGCTCTTCAAGTACATCGTGAAGAACGTCGCCTGGCGCAACGGCAAGACCGCGACCTTCATGCCGAAGCCGATCTTCGGTGACAACGGCTCCGGCATGCACGTGCACCAGTCGCTGTGGGCGAACGGCGACCCGCTGTTCTACGACGAGGCCGGCTACGCGGGCCTGTCGGACACCGCGCGCTACTACATCGGCGGCATCCTCAAGCACGCCCCGTCGCTGCTGGCGTTCACCAACCCGACGGTGAACTCCTACCACCGCCTGGTGCCGGGCTTCGAGGCGCCGGTCAACATGGTGTACTCGCAGCGCAACCGCTCCGCCGCCATGCGCATCCCGATCACGGGCTCGAACCCGAAGGCCAAGCGCGTCGAGTTCCGCGCCCCGGACCCGTCGTCCAACCCGTACCTCGCCTTCGCGGCGCTGCTGCTCGCGGGCCTCGACGGTGTCAAGAACAAGATCGAGCCGATGGAGCCGATCGACAAGGACCTCTACGAGCTCTCGCCCGACGAGCACGCGAGCGTCCCGCAGGTCCCGACCAGCCTCGAGGACGTCCTCAAGGCGCTGGAGGAGGACCACGAGTACCTCCTCGCCGGCGGTGTCTTCACCCCGGACCTGATCGAGACCTGGATCGACTACAAGCGCACGCACGAGATCGCCCCGATCGCCCAGCGTCCGCACCCGCACGAGTTCGAGCTGTACTTCGACCTCTAA
- a CDS encoding TetR family transcriptional regulator, whose product MRSPRPYSPQAGPGAQSLTERRKAATQLDIARAACELFAERGPDATTAEDIAHHAGVALRTFYRYFRNKQEAVAPLLAGGGDAWRALLAEEDPGTPLAEALERAVTRALSDLQAIEEGLEVTRGLLRAAADDQALRAVWYRVNQDSEEHLVPVIARLAGDGADAMGVRLLAAAATDAIRIALELWSATDDPVLGPGSPAELAVRCLRELTGAMPLLRGD is encoded by the coding sequence GTGAGATCCCCTCGTCCGTACTCTCCCCAGGCCGGCCCCGGAGCCCAGTCGCTGACCGAGCGCCGCAAGGCAGCCACCCAGCTCGACATCGCCCGCGCGGCCTGCGAACTCTTCGCCGAACGCGGCCCCGACGCGACCACCGCCGAGGACATCGCCCATCACGCGGGGGTGGCGCTGCGCACCTTCTACCGCTACTTCCGCAACAAGCAGGAGGCGGTGGCCCCGCTGCTCGCGGGCGGCGGCGACGCCTGGCGCGCACTGCTCGCGGAGGAGGACCCCGGCACCCCCCTCGCCGAGGCGCTGGAGCGGGCGGTCACCCGGGCCCTGAGCGACCTGCAGGCCATAGAGGAGGGCCTGGAGGTGACCCGCGGCCTGCTGCGCGCGGCGGCGGACGACCAAGCCCTGCGGGCGGTCTGGTACCGCGTGAACCAGGACTCCGAGGAGCACCTGGTCCCGGTGATCGCCCGGCTGGCCGGCGACGGGGCCGACGCGATGGGCGTACGCCTGCTCGCCGCGGCGGCCACGGACGCGATCCGCATCGCACTGGAGCTGTGGTCGGCCACGGACGACCCGGTCCTGGGCCCCGGCTCCCCCGCCGAGCTCGCGGTCCGCTGCCTGCGCGAACTGACGGGCGCGATGCCCCTGCTCCGCGGAGACTGA
- a CDS encoding SDR family NAD(P)-dependent oxidoreductase, which translates to MNRYEGRRVLITGGGSGIGQATVHRILAEGGRVHTVDVNEAGLKVTAERAAADGHADRLTTAVLDISDEASVKTGVAAAVDALTGIDVLVNAAGILRSSHTHQTTLDLWNKVIAVNLTGTFLMIRESLPALLAGEQPVVVNFSSTSASFAHPYMSAYAASKGGIQSMTHALAAEYSKQGLRFVSVAPGSIESGMTTGTGPGLPEDTDWSLFAKLAPALGQGFAGPQTVAGVVAMLGSEDGAFITGTEIRIDGGTHY; encoded by the coding sequence ATGAACCGTTACGAAGGACGTCGCGTCCTCATCACCGGCGGCGGGTCCGGCATCGGCCAGGCCACCGTCCACCGCATCCTCGCCGAGGGCGGGCGCGTCCACACCGTGGACGTCAACGAGGCCGGCCTCAAGGTCACCGCCGAGCGCGCGGCCGCCGACGGCCACGCGGACCGGCTGACCACCGCCGTCCTCGACATATCCGACGAGGCCTCGGTCAAGACGGGCGTGGCCGCCGCCGTCGACGCCCTCACCGGCATCGACGTACTCGTCAACGCCGCGGGCATCCTGCGCTCCTCGCACACCCACCAGACCACGCTCGACCTCTGGAACAAGGTCATCGCGGTCAACCTGACCGGCACCTTCCTGATGATCCGCGAGTCGCTCCCGGCGCTCCTCGCGGGCGAGCAGCCGGTCGTGGTGAACTTCAGCTCCACCTCGGCGTCCTTCGCGCACCCCTACATGTCCGCCTACGCGGCCAGCAAGGGCGGCATCCAGTCCATGACCCACGCGCTGGCCGCCGAGTACAGCAAGCAGGGCCTGCGCTTCGTTTCGGTCGCGCCCGGCTCCATCGAGAGCGGCATGACCACCGGCACCGGCCCCGGCCTGCCCGAGGACACCGACTGGTCGCTCTTCGCCAAGCTCGCCCCGGCCCTCGGCCAGGGCTTCGCCGGCCCGCAGACCGTGGCCGGCGTCGTCGCCATGCTGGGCTCCGAGGACGGCGCCTTCATCACCGGTACGGAGATCCGCATCGACGGCGGTACGCACTACTAG
- a CDS encoding DUF4240 domain-containing protein: MDETEFWEIVDRTREAADGDPEEHAELLVERLAQLDPDSVLDFARHFEVRYNRAYTWDLWGAAWVLLDGASDDAFDYFRCWLIGQGREVFEGGVHDPDQLAELLGEFDEEIDGDAEELGYAADEAYEQLTGSVAPDLGVPLQPAEPEGAPLDFENEAVLAERFPRLWDRFRG; this comes from the coding sequence ATGGACGAGACGGAGTTCTGGGAGATCGTCGACCGTACCCGCGAGGCCGCCGACGGCGACCCCGAGGAACACGCCGAGCTGCTCGTGGAGCGGCTCGCGCAGCTCGATCCGGACTCCGTCCTGGACTTCGCCCGGCACTTCGAGGTCCGGTACAACCGGGCGTACACCTGGGACCTGTGGGGCGCGGCCTGGGTGCTGCTCGACGGGGCGAGCGACGACGCGTTCGACTACTTCCGCTGCTGGCTCATCGGCCAGGGGCGGGAGGTCTTCGAGGGCGGGGTGCACGATCCGGACCAGCTGGCGGAGCTGCTGGGCGAGTTCGACGAGGAGATCGACGGGGACGCCGAGGAGCTGGGGTACGCCGCCGACGAGGCGTACGAGCAGCTGACCGGCTCGGTGGCGCCGGATCTGGGCGTCCCCCTGCAACCGGCAGAGCCGGAGGGCGCCCCGCTGGACTTCGAGAACGAAGCCGTGCTCGCGGAGCGCTTCCCCCGGCTCTGGGACCGCTTCAGGGGCTGA
- the aceE gene encoding pyruvate dehydrogenase (acetyl-transferring), homodimeric type yields MSDPVGKLPSELDQLPDRDTEETAEWAASLDAVAKAAGTRRAEYLLRRTLQHAEAAGLALPKLLETDYVNTIPTAAEPEFPGDEAMEARITAWNRWNAAAMVTRGSKYGVGGHIATFASAAWLYETGFQHFFRGKEADGSGDQLYIQGHASPGIYARAFLDGRVSEQQLDNFRQESGGNGLPSYPHPRRLPWLWEFPTVSMGLGPLSAIYQARFNRYLQNRSIKDTANSHVWAFLGDGEMDEPESTAALALASREQLDNLTFVINCNLQRLDGPVRANFRVVQELEAQFRGAGWNVIKSLWGSAWDELFQLDTTGALVRRLREVPDAQFQTYATRDVAYIRNHFFGANPELVQLAGVLSDAKIAECFHSSRGGHEPRKVYAAYKAALEHKGAPTVILAQTVKGYTLGAGFESKNANHQMKKLTIDEFKDMRDLLGLPIPDSAFADGQVPYGHPGANSPEVRYLNERRAALGGPAPARKVKHVALPAPADRSFAPLLKGSGKQEMATTMAFVRLVKDLMRDKETGKRWVPIVPDEARTFGMESLFPSAGIYSPLGQTYEPVDRDQLMYYKEAKDGQILNEGITEAGAMADFIAACTSYATHGEPMIPFYIFYSMFGWQRTADQMWQLADQLGKGFIVGATAGRTTLTGEGLQHADGHSHLIASTNPASLNYDPAFAYEIAVIVKDGLRRMYGEKPEDVFYYLTVYNEPKVQPAMPEGVEEGIIKGLYRFNTAADLDGAAPAADAPKIQLMASGTAIHWVLEAQRLLAAEWNVSADVWSATSWGELRRDALECDEALLRGEVRTPYVTRALEGAQGPVLAVSDWMRQVPDQISQWVEQDYTSLGTDGFGLSDTREGARRHFGVDAQSIVVASLAQLARRGEVPASSVKEARERYGL; encoded by the coding sequence ATGTCCGACCCCGTAGGAAAGCTTCCGAGCGAGCTCGACCAGCTCCCGGACCGCGACACCGAGGAGACCGCCGAATGGGCGGCCTCCCTCGACGCCGTCGCAAAGGCCGCCGGTACGCGCCGCGCCGAATACCTGCTCCGCCGCACGCTGCAGCACGCCGAGGCCGCCGGCCTCGCGCTGCCCAAGCTGCTGGAGACGGACTACGTCAACACCATCCCCACCGCCGCGGAGCCGGAGTTCCCCGGTGACGAGGCGATGGAGGCCCGCATCACCGCGTGGAACCGCTGGAACGCGGCCGCCATGGTGACCCGCGGCTCCAAGTACGGCGTCGGCGGCCACATCGCCACCTTCGCCTCCGCCGCATGGCTGTACGAGACCGGCTTCCAGCACTTCTTCCGCGGGAAGGAGGCCGACGGATCGGGCGACCAGCTCTACATCCAGGGCCACGCCTCCCCCGGCATCTACGCCCGCGCCTTCCTCGACGGCCGCGTGTCCGAGCAGCAGCTCGACAACTTCCGCCAGGAGTCCGGCGGCAACGGCCTGCCGTCCTACCCGCACCCGCGGCGCCTGCCGTGGCTGTGGGAGTTCCCCACGGTTTCCATGGGCCTCGGCCCGCTCTCCGCGATCTACCAGGCGCGCTTCAACCGCTACCTGCAGAACCGGAGCATCAAGGACACCGCCAACTCGCACGTCTGGGCCTTCCTGGGCGACGGCGAGATGGACGAGCCGGAGTCGACCGCCGCCCTGGCCCTCGCCTCCCGCGAGCAGCTCGACAACCTGACCTTCGTCATCAACTGCAACCTGCAGCGCCTCGACGGTCCGGTCCGCGCGAACTTCCGCGTGGTGCAGGAGCTGGAAGCCCAGTTCCGCGGCGCCGGCTGGAACGTCATCAAGTCGCTGTGGGGCTCCGCCTGGGACGAGCTGTTCCAGCTCGACACCACGGGCGCCCTGGTACGCCGCCTGCGCGAGGTACCCGACGCGCAGTTCCAGACGTACGCGACCCGCGACGTGGCCTACATCCGGAACCACTTCTTCGGCGCCAACCCCGAGCTGGTCCAGCTCGCCGGTGTGCTGTCCGACGCGAAGATCGCCGAGTGCTTCCACAGCTCCCGCGGCGGCCACGAGCCCCGCAAGGTGTACGCCGCGTACAAGGCCGCCCTGGAGCACAAGGGTGCGCCGACGGTCATCCTGGCGCAGACCGTCAAGGGCTACACGCTGGGTGCCGGGTTCGAGTCGAAGAACGCGAACCACCAGATGAAGAAGCTGACGATCGACGAGTTCAAGGACATGCGTGACCTCCTTGGCCTCCCGATCCCGGACAGCGCCTTCGCCGACGGCCAGGTCCCGTACGGCCACCCGGGTGCGAACAGCCCCGAGGTCCGGTACCTGAACGAGCGCCGCGCGGCCCTCGGCGGTCCGGCCCCGGCCCGCAAGGTCAAGCACGTGGCCCTGCCGGCCCCGGCGGACCGTTCCTTCGCCCCGCTGCTCAAGGGCTCCGGCAAGCAGGAGATGGCCACCACCATGGCCTTCGTCCGGCTCGTCAAGGACCTGATGCGGGACAAGGAGACCGGCAAGCGCTGGGTGCCGATCGTCCCCGACGAGGCCCGTACTTTCGGTATGGAGTCCCTCTTCCCGTCGGCCGGCATCTACTCGCCGCTGGGCCAGACGTACGAGCCGGTCGACCGCGACCAGCTCATGTACTACAAGGAAGCCAAGGACGGCCAGATCCTCAACGAGGGGATCACCGAGGCCGGCGCGATGGCGGACTTCATCGCCGCCTGTACGTCGTACGCGACGCACGGCGAGCCGATGATCCCCTTCTACATCTTCTACTCGATGTTCGGCTGGCAGCGCACCGCCGACCAGATGTGGCAGCTCGCCGACCAGCTCGGCAAGGGCTTCATCGTCGGCGCCACCGCCGGCCGCACCACGCTGACCGGTGAGGGCCTCCAGCACGCGGACGGCCACTCGCACCTGATCGCGTCCACGAACCCGGCGTCGCTGAACTACGACCCGGCCTTCGCGTACGAGATCGCGGTGATCGTCAAGGACGGTCTGCGCCGGATGTACGGCGAGAAGCCGGAAGACGTCTTCTACTACCTGACGGTCTACAACGAGCCGAAGGTGCAGCCCGCGATGCCCGAGGGCGTCGAGGAAGGCATCATCAAGGGCCTCTACCGCTTCAACACGGCGGCGGACCTGGACGGGGCGGCCCCGGCCGCCGACGCCCCGAAGATCCAGCTGATGGCCTCGGGTACGGCGATCCACTGGGTCCTGGAGGCGCAGCGTCTGCTCGCCGCCGAGTGGAACGTGTCCGCCGACGTCTGGTCCGCCACCTCCTGGGGCGAGCTGCGGCGCGACGCGCTGGAGTGCGACGAGGCGCTGCTGCGCGGCGAGGTGCGCACCCCGTACGTCACCCGCGCGCTGGAAGGCGCCCAGGGCCCGGTCCTGGCCGTCTCCGACTGGATGCGTCAGGTCCCGGACCAGATCAGCCAGTGGGTCGAGCAGGACTACACCTCGCTGGGCACGGACGGCTTCGGCCTCTCCGACACCCGCGAGGGCGCCCGCCGCCACTTCGGTGTCGACGCCCAGTCGATCGTGGTGGCCTCGCTGGCCCAGCTCGCCCGCCGCGGCGAGGTCCCGGCGTCCTCCGTCAAGGAGGCCCGGGAGCGCTACGGCCTCTGA
- a CDS encoding GntR family transcriptional regulator, whose amino-acid sequence MTPPVVHSLREQIREHIVEGIVSGRWKPGERIVERRIAVELEVSQTPVREALRELETLRLIESAPNKGVRVRNLSAADLEEIYPVRAGLEQIAAELAAPRLAADCSALEPHVAALWDADRSEDGTAQVRHTVGFHREMVRAAGNSVLLHTWESLGIEVFTALSIRWLGTVQKSYAEEHEALVQAFRNQDPEIGLLVKRHVLGCAPRA is encoded by the coding sequence ATCACCCCACCCGTCGTGCACTCGCTGCGCGAGCAGATCCGCGAGCACATCGTGGAGGGGATCGTCAGCGGGCGTTGGAAGCCCGGCGAGCGGATCGTCGAGCGCCGGATCGCCGTGGAGCTGGAGGTCAGCCAGACTCCGGTGCGCGAGGCCCTGCGCGAGCTGGAGACGCTGCGGCTGATCGAGTCGGCGCCGAACAAGGGCGTGCGCGTACGGAACCTGTCGGCGGCGGACCTGGAGGAGATCTACCCGGTCCGGGCCGGCCTGGAGCAGATCGCCGCCGAGTTGGCGGCGCCCCGGCTGGCGGCCGACTGCTCGGCGCTGGAGCCGCACGTGGCGGCCCTGTGGGACGCCGACCGCAGCGAGGACGGTACGGCGCAGGTGCGGCACACGGTGGGCTTCCACCGGGAGATGGTGCGGGCTGCCGGGAACAGCGTGCTGCTGCACACCTGGGAGAGCCTGGGCATCGAGGTGTTCACGGCCCTGTCCATCCGTTGGCTGGGAACCGTCCAGAAGTCCTACGCCGAGGAGCACGAAGCCCTCGTCCAGGCGTTCCGCAATCAGGATCCGGAGATCGGTCTGCTCGTGAAGCGGCACGTCCTCGGGTGTGCCCCGCGCGCCTGA
- the sucB gene encoding 2-oxoglutarate dehydrogenase, E2 component, dihydrolipoamide succinyltransferase, whose protein sequence is MSVSVTLPALGESVTEGTVTRWLKAEGERVEADEPLLEVSTDKVDTEIPSPVSGILASIKVAEDETVEVGAELAVIDDGSGAPAAAAAPAAEPVTAAPAPVVEAPAAPAAPAPVAEAPAAAPAASGTDVVLPALGESVTEGTVTRWLKQVGESVEADEPLLEVSTDKVDTEIPAPVSGTLLEILVGEDETAEVGARLAVIGVAGAAPAAAPAAAAPAPVAAPVAAPAPVAAPAPVAPAPVAAPAPVAAPVAQAAPVTPVAAPAAPSAPVSAGDEGAYVTPLVRKLASESGVNLSTVAGTGVGGRIRKQDVLAAAEAAKAAAAAPAPAAAAPAAKAPAAAVSELRGQTVKMTRMRKVIGDNMMKALHSQAQLSSVVEVDITKIMKLREKAKAGFLAREGVKLSPMPFFVKAAAQALKAHAVVNARINEDEGTITYFDSENIGIAVDSEKGLMTPVIKGAGDLNLAGISKATADLASKVRGNKITPDELSGATFTISNTGSRGALFDTVIVPPNQVAILGIGATVKRPVVIETAEGTNIGIRDMTYLTLSYDHRLVDGADAARYLSAVKAILEAGEFEVELGL, encoded by the coding sequence ATGTCGGTTTCCGTAACCCTTCCGGCGCTCGGTGAGAGCGTCACTGAGGGCACTGTCACCCGTTGGCTGAAGGCCGAGGGCGAGCGCGTCGAGGCCGACGAGCCGCTGCTCGAGGTCTCGACCGACAAGGTCGACACCGAAATCCCGTCCCCCGTGTCCGGCATCCTGGCGTCCATCAAGGTCGCCGAGGACGAGACCGTCGAGGTCGGCGCCGAGCTGGCCGTCATCGACGACGGTTCCGGCGCCCCGGCCGCTGCTGCGGCTCCGGCCGCCGAGCCGGTCACCGCTGCTCCGGCTCCGGTCGTGGAGGCCCCCGCGGCCCCCGCGGCCCCCGCCCCGGTCGCCGAGGCTCCGGCCGCCGCCCCGGCAGCGTCCGGCACCGATGTCGTGCTCCCCGCCCTGGGCGAGTCCGTCACCGAGGGCACCGTCACCCGCTGGCTGAAGCAGGTCGGCGAGTCCGTCGAGGCCGACGAGCCGCTGCTCGAGGTCTCCACGGACAAGGTCGACACCGAGATCCCCGCGCCGGTCTCCGGCACGCTGCTGGAGATCCTGGTCGGCGAGGACGAGACCGCCGAGGTCGGTGCCCGTCTGGCCGTCATCGGCGTCGCGGGTGCGGCTCCGGCCGCCGCCCCGGCCGCCGCTGCTCCGGCTCCGGTCGCCGCCCCCGTGGCTGCCCCGGCTCCCGTTGCCGCTCCGGCTCCGGTCGCCCCGGCCCCGGTCGCCGCTCCGGCGCCCGTTGCCGCTCCGGTCGCCCAGGCCGCTCCGGTCACCCCGGTTGCCGCCCCGGCCGCTCCCTCCGCCCCGGTTTCCGCCGGTGACGAAGGCGCGTACGTGACCCCGCTGGTGCGCAAGCTCGCCTCGGAGTCCGGCGTCAACCTGTCCACGGTCGCGGGCACCGGTGTCGGTGGCCGTATCCGCAAGCAGGACGTCCTGGCCGCCGCCGAGGCCGCCAAGGCCGCTGCCGCCGCCCCGGCGCCGGCCGCTGCCGCTCCGGCCGCCAAGGCCCCGGCCGCCGCGGTCTCCGAGCTGCGCGGTCAGACGGTCAAGATGACCCGCATGCGCAAGGTCATCGGCGACAACATGATGAAGGCCCTGCACTCGCAGGCGCAGCTCAGCTCCGTGGTCGAGGTGGACATCACCAAGATCATGAAGCTGCGCGAGAAGGCCAAGGCCGGCTTCCTCGCCCGCGAGGGCGTCAAGCTGTCCCCGATGCCGTTCTTCGTCAAGGCCGCTGCCCAGGCGCTGAAGGCCCACGCGGTCGTCAACGCCCGGATCAACGAGGACGAGGGCACCATCACCTACTTCGACTCGGAGAACATCGGCATCGCCGTCGACTCCGAGAAGGGCCTGATGACCCCGGTCATCAAGGGTGCGGGCGACCTCAACCTGGCGGGCATCTCCAAGGCGACCGCCGACCTGGCCTCCAAGGTCCGCGGCAACAAGATCACGCCGGACGAGCTGTCGGGCGCGACCTTCACCATCAGCAACACCGGTTCGCGCGGTGCCCTGTTCGACACGGTCATCGTGCCGCCGAACCAGGTCGCCATCCTGGGCATCGGTGCCACGGTCAAGCGCCCGGTGGTCATCGAGACCGCCGAGGGCACGAACATCGGCATCCGTGACATGACGTACCTGACCCTGTCCTACGACCACCGCCTGGTGGACGGCGCGGACGCGGCCCGGTACCTCTCGGCCGTCAAGGCCATCCTGGAAGCCGGCGAGTTCGAGGTCGAGCTCGGCCTGTAA